The Rissa tridactyla isolate bRisTri1 chromosome 6, bRisTri1.patW.cur.20221130, whole genome shotgun sequence genome includes a region encoding these proteins:
- the ZDHHC6 gene encoding palmitoyltransferase ZDHHC6 has protein sequence MGGLGRARRLCHWGPLVALAVVAVCSATAMADAALWYWPLDTAGGSVNFIMLLNWTVMILYNYFSAMFVGPGYVPLGWTPEKSQDCMYLQYCKVCQSYKAPRSHHCRKCNRCVMKMDHHCPWINNCCGYQNHASFTLFLLLAPLGCIHASFIFVMTMYTQLYNRISFGWSSVKIDMSAAKRDPRPIIPFGLSAFAASLFALGLALGTTIAVGMLFIIQMKVILTNKTSIESWIEEKAKDRIQYYQTGETFIFPYDTGSKWKNFKQVFTWSGIPEGDGLDWPVRNGCHQYSLTIEQLKQKADKRVRSVRYRAVEDYSGVCCPVTKGVKTFFTTPCTEEPRIALSKGDLILATRGLKHWMYGEKILDSAADGGIRERGWFPRKCVEKCQYDSETDQPVDGEKKNR, from the exons ATgggtgggctgggccgggcgcggcggctgTGCCACTGGGGGCCGCTGGTGGCCCTGGCCGTGGTGGCCGTGTGCTCCGCTACCGCCATGGCGGACGCCGCGCTGTGGTACTGGCCCCTGGATACCGCCGGGGGAAGCGTCAACTTCATCATGCTCCTCAACTGGACCGTCATGATCCTCTACAACTACTTCAGCGCCATGTTTGTGGGCCCGGGGTACGTCCCGCTGGGGTGGACGCCG gaaaaatctcAGGATTGCATGTATCTCCAATACTGTAAAGTGTGTCAGTCTTACAAGGCACCACGTTCACACCACTGTCGAAAGTGTAACAG ATGTGTCATGAAAATGGATCACCATTGTCCTTGGATCAACAACTGTTGCGGATACCAGAATCATGCATCTTTCACTCTGTTTCTCCTCTTAGCTCCACTAGGATGCATTCACGCTTCTTTCATATTTGTTATGACTATGTACACTCAGCTTTACAACAGA ATATCTTTTGGGTGGAGTTCTGTAAAGATTGACATGAGTGCAGCCAAGAGGGACCCTCGACCCATTATTCCCTTTGGACTGTCTGCATTTGCTGCATCTTTATTTGCCTTAGGACTGGCATTAGGAACAACTATTGCTGTTGGTATGCTGTTCATTATCCAG ATGAAAGTCATTTTGACAAATAAAACTTCAATCGAGTCCTGGATTGAAGAAAAG GCCAAAGACAGAATCCAGTACTACCAAACGGGTGAgacctttatttttccttatgaCACGGGAAGTAAATGGAAAAACTTCAAGCAAGTGTTTACatggtctgggattcctgagggagACGGCCTGGATTGGCCAGTAAGAAATGGCTGTCACCAGTACAGTTTGACG ATAGAGCAACTGAAACAGAAGGCAGACAAGCGAGTAAGAAGT GTGCGGTATCGAGCAGTAGAAGATTACAGCGGTGTCTGCTGCCCTGTGACTAAAGGTGTTAAAACATTCTTCACAACACCATGCACTGAAGAACCTAGAATTGCACTGAGTAAAGGGGATCTGATTTTAGCCACAAGAGGCTTAAA ACACTGGATGTATGGTGAGAAGATTCTCGACTCAGCTGCTGATG GTGGAATAAGAGAACGAGGCTGGTTCCCTAGGAAATGTGTGGAAAAATGCCAATATGACTCTGAAACGGATCAACCAGtggatggagagaagaaaaacagatag